Proteins encoded by one window of Chryseobacterium aquaeductus:
- a CDS encoding ABC transporter ATP-binding protein, translated as MEKILSVKNLTKKFKRVVVNNISFDVERGNVYGLLGPNGSGKSTTFGMLLSTINPTSGDWFWFGKKGTTSETLKKIGAIIEQPNFYPYLSAETNLKIVAEIKGTPYARIDEVLSIVKLLERKKDQFKTYSLGMKQRLAIASALLNNPEVLILDEPTNGLDPEGIIQIREIIGTIAKQGITIIIASHLLDEIEKICSHVIVLKEGNAIYSGRVDEITTNTGFFELKADNNTSLLAALEELQWFTSVKIEGEIIKAQIRDDASISASGLNQKLSEKGIFLSHLAKKKQSLENQFLELVKTN; from the coding sequence ATGGAAAAAATTTTATCTGTCAAGAATCTGACTAAAAAATTCAAAAGAGTTGTAGTCAACAATATATCTTTTGATGTAGAAAGAGGCAATGTTTACGGACTTTTGGGTCCCAACGGAAGCGGAAAATCTACTACTTTTGGTATGCTTTTGTCAACCATAAATCCTACAAGCGGAGATTGGTTTTGGTTTGGTAAAAAAGGGACAACCTCAGAAACCCTAAAAAAAATCGGTGCCATAATAGAGCAACCTAACTTCTACCCTTATCTGAGTGCAGAAACCAACCTAAAGATTGTCGCGGAAATCAAAGGAACTCCGTATGCAAGAATAGATGAAGTTTTAAGCATTGTAAAGTTGCTGGAAAGAAAAAAAGATCAGTTCAAAACCTATTCTTTGGGGATGAAACAACGTCTGGCGATTGCTTCGGCGTTGCTGAATAATCCTGAAGTCTTAATTTTAGATGAACCTACAAATGGTTTAGATCCTGAAGGAATTATTCAGATCAGAGAAATTATCGGCACAATCGCAAAACAAGGCATCACGATCATTATCGCCAGTCACCTTTTAGATGAAATAGAAAAAATTTGCAGCCATGTCATAGTTTTGAAAGAAGGAAATGCTATTTACTCCGGAAGAGTGGATGAAATAACGACCAACACAGGGTTTTTTGAACTGAAAGCGGATAATAATACTTCACTTTTAGCAGCGTTAGAAGAACTTCAATGGTTTACATCTGTAAAAATTGAAGGCGAAATCATCAAAGCGCAGATTCGTGATGATGCGTCAATTTCAGCATCCGGACTTAATCAAAAATTGTCTGAAAAAGGTATCTTCTTATCTCATTTGGCTAAGAAAAAACAATCG